Proteins from a genomic interval of Chanodichthys erythropterus isolate Z2021 chromosome 6, ASM2448905v1, whole genome shotgun sequence:
- the ccdc120b gene encoding coiled-coil domain-containing protein 120 produces the protein MEVKGHLITAMGLGAPDVQGCQDSKLQAERISELQERKQSLQSLLISRLGELRQVCLLEAELTGKLPRDFPLEEGERAPFVQRRAGLPPHVTSKVEDDPGQRRQMKALFSGALRRSIDYDKNALHSKRTVHRGCHTEETVKSESSSMSDSTSHDNEDSSPSVAPEHRSLSHPRLAPGSPDSRLCRKLSPVEIYYEMRTRRNSASSSVSPSHSIPRSASNVEGRSVPATPLLSRTAPISVHVRPEMPGGIALKQWCGSPDLPQFVPLASLEGSSSERRSCPYSSRARRSNSSEALLDRSSLPEPGPPRNGMPPRAGPYKSSESLTDGKLRQIYQGSPERQMMGFKDQGRMRSSLGGQSSGTGYSEILIDYIWGKQQKRPVQAQQNQSTGRIWPDFSTPPSGTPPHYNGFSHSQLHLAAAPPSYSPMLLRGQEAEPRRVKVTRTKSCGPFIPQDAVLFSAYDLSHPSSGSTTSSIPNLLPHHAELSTAAAFGRRPPQFSLPTPEDSTRSLHKALALEGLRDWYLRNALGYSTTAKGHDGLSMRHSHTHHHLVHQSQSIPADPLYSVHRQIPQSASFHGHPLHARSVELSLYPEPFPSEGNTQKESGSEPPSPGTLV, from the exons ATGGAGGTCAAAGGTCACCTGATCACTGCCATGGGCTTAGGGGCTCCAG ATGTCCAGGGCTGTCAGGACAGCAAGCTGCAAGCAGAGCGAATCTCAGAGCTGCAGGAGCGGAAACAGAGTCTGCAGAGCCTTTTGATCAGTCGTCTCGGAGAGCTGCGGCAAGTGTGTCTTCTGGAGGCG GAGCTCACAGGGAAGCTTCCACGTGATTTTCCTTTAGAAGAAGGGGAAAGAGCTCCCTTTGTTCAGCGCCGAGCTGGCCTGCCCCCTCATGTTACCTCAAAAGTAGAG GATGACCCAGGTCAGCGAAGGCAGATGAAGGCTCTCTTCAGTGGTGCCCTGCGCCGGAGCATCGATTATGATAAAAATGCATTGCACAGTAAGAGGACTGTTCATCGGGGATGTCACACGG AGGAAACTGTGAAGTCAGAGAGCAGTTCAATGTCAGACTCAACATCACATGACAATG AGGATTCGTCTCCCAGTGTGGCACCTGAGCATCGCTCCTTGTCTCACCCCCGGCTGGCCCCAGGCAGTCCTGACAGTAGACTCTGTAGGAAGCTGTCGCCTGTGGAGATCTACTACGAGATGAGGACTCGCCGCAACTCAGCCTCAAGCTCTGTGAG CCCGAGTCACTCTATCCCAAGAAGTGCATCCAATGTGGAGGGCAGAAGTGTTCCAGCCACACCACTGTTATCCCGCACTGCACCCATCAGTGTCCATGTGAG GCCAGAGATGCCTGGTGGTATTGCACTAAAGCAGTGGTGTGGAAGTCCAGATCTTCCTCAGTTTGTCCCACTGGCATCTTTGGAGGGCTCCTCTTCTGAGCGCCGCAGCTGCCCCTACAGCTCCCGCGCTCGCCGTAGCAACAGCTCTGAAGCGCTACTTGATCGCTCGAGTCTCCCTGAGCCTGGTCCTCCCCGCAACGGCATGCCACCCCGAGCTGGACCATACAAGAGCTCCGAGTCCCTCACGGATGGGAAGCTCCGTCAGATATATCAAGGCAGCCCAGAGAGACAGATGATGGGATTTAAAGACCAGGGTCGAATGCGCTCCTCTCTTGGTGGCCAAAGCAGTGGCACTGGTTACAGTGAGATTTTGATAGACTACATTTGGGGCAAACAGCAAAAGAGGCCCGTCCAGGCTCAGCAGAATCAATCAACAGGACGAATCTGGCCAGACTTCTCCACTCCTCCATCAGGTACCCCTCCGCACTATAACGGGTTCTCACATTCGCAGTTACATCTGGCTGCCGCCCCACCTTCCTATAGCCCCATGCTACTGCGGGGTCAAGAGGCCGAACCCCGTCGGGTCAAAGTGACACGAACAAAATCCTGCGGGCCCTTCATCCCACAGGATGCTGTGTTGTTCTCGGCGTATGATCTGTCACATCCCTCCTCTGGATCCACAACCTCTTCTATTCCCAACCTGCTCCCTCACCATGCAGAGCTGTCCACTGCTGCAGCGTTCGGCCGCAGGCCACCTCAGTTCTCTCTGCCCACTCCTGAGGACTCCACCCGCAGCCTGCACAAGGCACTGGCACTGGAAGGACTCCGGGACTGGTATCTGAGGAATGCTTTAGGCTATTCCACTACGGCCAAAGGTCACGATGGACTTTCCATGCgccactcacacactcaccacCACCTAGTGCACCAGTCTCAGTCCATTCCAGCCGACCCACTGTACTCAGTGCACCGTCAGATACCTCAGTCTGCTTCATTTCATGGGCATCCCTTGCATGCCAG GTCCGTGGAGCTCTCTCTCTACCCAGAGCCTTTCCCCTCAGAGGGGAACACTCAGAAAGAGTCTGGCTCTGAGCCCCCTTCACCTGGAACACTGGTCTGA